The Archaeoglobaceae archaeon DNA segment TTGGAAAGAAGCTTGAAGGTAAAAGCTTATGGCTTGAAAAAGTAATGAGCAGAAAGAAGCAAATAGTCCCACCGCTTGAGAAGGCTTTTTCTGATTTTTGACAAGAGATTAAATAATACCAATTTAATATTATTATTTTTAATTTAAGTGCCACTGGGTATGGAATCAAAATTCCGAAAACGATATATACTTATGATTATTGTAGTAATTATGGATTCTATTCTCGTGGTGGACGATGACGAGGTAATTAGAGAAGCGCTCCAAAAAACTTTGAAGGACTATCCTGTTCTCACGGCTTCAAACGGAAAGGAGGCGGTTGAACTTTACAAAATTCATAAACCTGCTATCGTTCTTATGGACATAAACATGCCTGAGATGAACGGTGTAGAAGCGACGAGAGAAATAAAAAA contains these protein-coding regions:
- a CDS encoding response regulator, giving the protein MDSILVVDDDEVIREALQKTLKDYPVLTASNGKEAVELYKIHKPAIVLMDINMPEMNGVEATREIKKIDPNASIVVVTSYLKEHFRELRDLGVKDFVEKPFSLKKIREFVYGYLKKLENT